The following nucleotide sequence is from Candidatus Hydrogenedentota bacterium.
GATTGGGCTGGGTGGGGTTGCCGCGATACCATTCGTCGGGCGCGCCGCAGCGGGGATCGGCCTTGGCAATGACGCCGCGATAGTTGTAGCGCTTGTGATGAACGATCTGTCCAACTTCAAACTGGGCCATGACGCGACTCCTGTGCCTGTCCGCCACCGCGTTAATCGAGCTGCCTGATCGTGCGGCCGCCGAAACTGGCCTTTGCCAAGAGAGGCCACGCGCCCGCTCTCTTGTGATACGGCCGATGCAGGGCGATGCACCGCTATGACCATTATACCAGCAGAATGAAAAATAGTTTCAGGGAAAGCAAGAACCAAAGTATTTTTCACCACGAAGGCGCGAAGAGCACAAAGGAAACAATCGAGAAAGAGGGCTTAAACAATTGTGGTTCTTCTTGCACGCCCGGTATTCATTGGATCAGCCCCCCCATCTTTGCGCCTTCGCGCCTTTGCGTGCGATGGATTGAGTGCAACAAGCCAATGGCAATCGAATGACCACCCCAAAAGCATCCAGCGCCACCAATACTTTTCTCTTCGTGTTCTTCGTGCATTCGTGGTGAAATTTCTCTTGAACTCAGTGCCGCTGAAGCACGCGCCCGAAATACCGCGGGTCCGGCAAGGCCGCCGGGCCGCCCGCGGCCACCTGGCTGTATTCCGAAACATCCACAAACGCCGAATCCCGCTCGGCGGATTCATAGCCCGCCATGAGCACCGCCATGGTGTCCCACGCCAGCAACGGCCCCGATTGCGGATAGCGATTGGGCTCCAATGCGCAGGCGACCGCGTCGTCCATTTCGTTGACATAACCATGGGTGTGAAACTGTTTCGGACGCGGAAACGAGGTGCCCTGCGGCGTGGGCAATTTCTCGCGCAAGAGCAAATCCCCCGCATAGCGCCCGTCCGGCAGGAAAAGTTCGCTCTCGTTGTTTGGGTTCATCCGCAGGTCGTACTGACCGAAGTCGGCAATCACGGAGAACTCATTGCGGATGCCGCTGATGCTGAGGTCATACCCAAAAAGCTCGGCCACCGTGCCGTCCTCAAAGACCACCGTCGCTCGCGCAAAGTCGTCCACCCGCTGCATCACACGAAAGTGCTCGCCCGCGCCCTCGGGCTGCTGGCGGAGTATCCCCAGCGCCACCGCCGAAACCTTCGCGGGCCTGATGGGTCGCCCCTCCCGGAGCATGCCCTCGATCTGCTTGAGGTAGAGCGCCGAACCCAGCGGATGACAGGCCTTGTTAAACAAACTTCCCCCGCCCGATTTTGCGGGGGTATCATAATCCAGCGCGTGGGAGCCCGTGTGGGCGCAGACGCCCTGCTGAAGCAGGATCTTGCCCTTGTCGCAGGCCTGGGCCTCCCGAATCAACTCCACGAGCGCCATCATGCCATCGGTGTAAATGAAGTTCTCCGCATAGAGCAGCTTGGAACCGCTCCGCTCCACCGCCTGAAGCACTTCCTCCAGCGCGAGCATCGATTCCGCCTTTCGGATCGCGGCGGAGGCCTCCCGCCCCTCGGGATAGCCCGGCCAGATCAGCGGCGGCTTCTCCAGCACGATCACCTTCACCCCCACCTCCGCCGCCTCAATCACATAGCGGGCATGGGCGTGATTCGCACAGGCGATGCAGTCGATATCGGGCCGCACCGCCTCCAGCATCTCCCGGTGCGACGCAAAGGCCTGGCCCACGCCATGCTTCGCCGCGAAGCGCTCGGCATTGCCCAGATGGCCGGAGTTCACCCCGGCAAGTTGAAGCTCCACGCCATTGCGATGGGGCAGCATGGCAAAAGACCGGGCGACGAAATCGCCGGCAAATCCGGTACCGCTGATGGTGACCTTGAGGGTGTGCTGGGACATAGTACCGTTCTTTCTCGAAAAAGGCTGTTTTGCCCGTTGAACCTACTACGCCACCCGGTCCATTGTCCAGCCCCGACTTTCGTTTCGTCCATCCGATCCTGTATAAGTTGG
It contains:
- a CDS encoding Gfo/Idh/MocA family oxidoreductase — translated: MSQHTLKVTISGTGFAGDFVARSFAMLPHRNGVELQLAGVNSGHLGNAERFAAKHGVGQAFASHREMLEAVRPDIDCIACANHAHARYVIEAAEVGVKVIVLEKPPLIWPGYPEGREASAAIRKAESMLALEEVLQAVERSGSKLLYAENFIYTDGMMALVELIREAQACDKGKILLQQGVCAHTGSHALDYDTPAKSGGGSLFNKACHPLGSALYLKQIEGMLREGRPIRPAKVSAVALGILRQQPEGAGEHFRVMQRVDDFARATVVFEDGTVAELFGYDLSISGIRNEFSVIADFGQYDLRMNPNNESELFLPDGRYAGDLLLREKLPTPQGTSFPRPKQFHTHGYVNEMDDAVACALEPNRYPQSGPLLAWDTMAVLMAGYESAERDSAFVDVSEYSQVAAGGPAALPDPRYFGRVLQRH